In the genome of Drosophila yakuba strain Tai18E2 chromosome 3R, Prin_Dyak_Tai18E2_2.1, whole genome shotgun sequence, one region contains:
- the LOC6536855 gene encoding probable Xaa-Pro aminopeptidase P, whose translation MTTAKWIWRLALSILLVVGSVAAEKPKGYHREICQYRKGKHIQPMSVYHNRLMAMREQMQIRATLQGPEIYGYILPSTDEHLNQEVAVRDQRLRYLSGFSGVRAFAAVTSHGAAIWVENRYAQQADGELECDWEIYLTSGNVTVADWLGSHVHIDKRVGADPHLVPHALWVQWERELDDKFLKLVRINTNLVDHIWGDERPETPRNQVIKVHEKQFAGESWQDKVKELRRRLAHLGCDAMVVTSLTEIAYLLNIRGTDIPYTPVVKSYAVISQDDIFFYVDHSKISLGIDLHLRTDCFNEDCVKIKEYNQIWSDIRTYAQIWKRVLVPAPCVQDLGASEAIYTSMPGKIVVWEISPVIFMRAQKNSDEQAGMRRAHIRDGAAICEAMSNMETRFHTEQWTEEKIKYEVELWRLSQKHSKGLSLRTVVAYGEHSALPYYISSNVTNIEVSDQSLLVIESGGQYLEGTTDVSRTFIFGEPTHEMKKAYTNVLAGILHLAQLKFPSDLKPSEVDALVRSMVWKDMTDFPQATGHGIGSFGSVEEPPISVSYGKNSSFHFKQGYFFSSESGYYKRDDFGVRLKNVLEVVDTGHTHPSGARFLAFRDVTMVPYEPKLIDSTLLSAAEKRLLNEYNAKIRNDIGDELKRLGNMRAFYWMMNQTRHIREYLPEDEYRSATAGGSCGHLTSPLIILGLMIVLSVIIPSRS comes from the exons atgacGACAGCCAAATGGATTTGGCGCTTGGCGCTGAGCATCTTGCTGG TCGTGGGCTCTGTGGCTGCGGAAAAGCCGAAAGGCTATCATCGCGAGATTTGCCAGTACCGCAAGGGCAAACAT ATCCAGCCCATGAGTGTTTATCACAATCGTCTGATGGCGATGCGCGAGCAAATGCAGATTAGAGCCACGCTGCAGGGACCAGAGATCTATGGCTACATACTGCCCTCCACGGATGAGCACCTCAACCAGGAGGTGGCCGTGCGAGATCAGAGATTGCGATATCTGTCCGGGTTCTCTGGAGTACGTGCCTTTGCAGCCGTGACCAGTCATGGAGCAGCCATCTGGGTGGAGAACAGATATGCCCAGCAGGCGGATGGAGAGTTGGAGTGCGACTGGGAGATCTATCTGACCAGCGGCAATGTCACCGTGGCCGACTGGCTGGGTAGCCATGTTCACATCGACAAGCGAGTGGGTGCCGATCCCCATTTGGTGCCCCACGCCCTTTGGGTTCAGTGGGAGCGTGAGCTGGATGACAAGTTCCTAAAGCTGGTCAGAATAAACACCAATCTGGTGGATCACATTTGGGGCGATGAGCGACCGGAGACGCCCAGGAACCAGGTGATAAAGGTGCACGAGAAGCAGTTCGCCGGCGAGAGTTGGCAGGACAAGGTCAAGGAGTTGAGAAGGCGACTGGCACACCTGGGCTGCGATGCCATGGTGGTCACATCGCTGACCGAGATTGCCTATTTGCTCAACATTCGGGGCACGGACATTCCCTATACGCCAGTGGTCAAG TCGTACGCCGTGATCAGTCAGGATGATATATTCTTCTATGTGGACCATTCCAAGATTAGTCTGGGCATTGACCTTCATCTGCGCACAGACTGTTTCAATGAAGACTGTGTGAA AATTAAGGAGTACAATCAGATCTGGAGTGACATTCGCACCTATGCTCAGATCTGGAAGCGCGTCCTTGTACCCGCACCTTGTGTACAGGATCTGGGAGCGTCGGAGGCGATATACACCTCCATGCCAGGCAAAATTGTCGTCTGGGAGATCTCACCCGTTATATTCATGCGGGCACAGAAGAACTCTGATGAACAGGCCGGAATGAGGAGGGCACACATCCGGGATGGGGCCGCCATTTGCGAGGCCATGAGCAATATGGAGACCAGATTCCACACCGAACAGTGGACCGAGGAGAAGATCAAGTACGAGGTGGAGCTGTGGCGTCTGTCGCAGAAGCACTCCAAGGGTTTGTCCCTGCGAACAGTGGTGGCCTATGGAGAACACTCCGCCCTGCCCTACTACATCTCCAGCAATGTGACCAACATCGAGGTATCCGACCAGAGTCTGCTGGTCATCGAGTCTGGAGGTCAGTATCTGGAGGGCACCACGGACGTGTCGCGTACCTTCATTTTTGGTGAGCCCACGCACGAGATGAAGAAGGCCTATACAAATGTTCTGGCTGGAATTCTGCATCTGGCACAACTGAAGTTTCCGTCCGATCTGAAGCCTTCCGAGGTGGACGCTCTGGTGCGCAGCATGGTTTGGAAGGACATGACGGACTTCCCGCAGGCAACAGGTCATGGCATTGGATCCTTTGGATCGGTGGAAGAAC CTCCCATATCAGTTTCCTATGGCAAAAACAGCAGCTTCCACTTCAAGCAGGGCTACTTCTTTTCTAGCG AATCCGGTTACTACAAACGCGATGACTTCGGGGTTCGTCTGAAGAACGTGCTCGAGGTGGTGGACACTGGCCACACACATCCCAGCGGAGCACGCTTCCTTGCATTCCGAGACGTCACCATGGTGCCCTATGAGCCCAAGCTGATAGACAGCACGCTCCTCAGTGCCGCGGAGAAGCGTCTCCTGAATGAGTACAATGCCAAGATCCGGAACGATATTGGGGACGAACTGAAGCGACTGGGCAACATGCGGGCCTTCTACTGGATGATGAACCAAACACGTCACATCCGGGAGTATCTGCCAGAGGATGAGTACCGCTCGGCGACCGCCGGAGGAAGCTGTGGTCACTTAACGAGTCCCCTGATAATTCTGGGACTCATGATCGTCCTGTCAGTGATTATACCCTCGCGATCCTAA
- the LOC6536856 gene encoding uncharacterized protein LOC6536856 isoform X1, whose translation MVTCKVDSQTAVAVPKMNSVRTRGKPAAGSNSNSNSSGFRLLDGDQLENNSSVSRNSIYKLKIDLMFDDSRSMRSSRLDDPRGSHRTRSIIMYGRSELASTSGDTPRSLSSFLQDNQQGMGQGQGQSAKVLAEAAKKDVQRISNSVQAQIEQMFTDVAKDATSSFDVTCLGSLPLKDKVTSLQGLQEPLRQLYLSEVTKKKLNSGSLDICATGLRVKISALALPNGSTAPEENEALITPFHNIAVWSAVKFVISDDDGGAAFLPLITDPENIDKTALFQPLSPSEQLAVEQSIHVHAPIFAVVMRSASSPKVLECHGFICKSTEDAIVIAATLYQSLMAHVSSSSRRSTQRRAPRQQNGVSCISIASSSALTSSNYLSRSQIVPSASGRRSSFRGSAGGAPSRSGRKKRVSNSSLSSHSNVINETAELETSTEERRRKSHKSKRAPPVPTTVPGLGNHRSGGAGGGPSRSGSIVCGNGHVNRLHQSAHHGKKSSVGSELSATVDVAPANGDILTRVAIPRSGSFLNTGGLTRYKSRAARRHSGKLGGGGGGGGGSPLGFSELFNEFRLHENLHSLDDILYAIIDADGMSFNDLKPIYKEFLLKLAVTLTQDELFQRSKNIMRRQKKKKQKRKPSVNGSQKNVKTSFFGTKSLKKVLQLGQFRSCRGKLTKPAVKESTLDSKGKPRISSPIIIGPPISHSHAQQQHQRNRAATSGSDVSVVRNEHTQGLNRNSSSGYVSCSECSYDSESCACASADRCYCSLRTEHLNHKLRQKNERTMALASPTRKPTSGAVLPPSAAGTAANNRHSLISCRSDDKCYCSMVEEEPASSMERDSANNSHTETTTSCDSDSCVSASKCYCKRTHRRQRSATAAAISEDSLSQQQRKSRPGNGGAGGARKGKSAEKLGLDYELFSISGSGQPVQPHEALSVKKSVEAAAVFADMKLSQTTDIKSLCPPKGPGSRIGNGSCRSYASSRRSSYRTRESFSTDRLGGGLPPPMPLSKGMGLAGGGSADNLLANLKAMEAKAASIRSSASRSRMGSYQSMRAVSASLEDSLGYLP comes from the exons atggTCACCTGCAAGGTGGACTCCCAAACCGCGGTGGCTGTGCCCAAAATGAACTCGGTCCGGACCCGCGGAAAGCCCGCCGCCggaagcaacagcaatagcaactcCTCCGGCTTTCGGCTCCTGGACGGCGACCAGCTCGAAAACAATTCGAGTGTCAGCCGCAACTCGATCTACAAACTGAAGATCGATCTCATGTTTGACGATTCCAG ATCCATGCGAAGCAGCCGCCTTGACGATCCACGGGGATCGCATCGCACCCGCTCCATCATCATGTATGGGCGCAGTGAGTTGGCCAGCACCTCGGGCGACACGCCCCGCTCCCTGAGCAGCTTCCTGCAGGACAACCAGCAGGGAATGGGTCAGGGTCAGGGGCAGTCGGCCAAGGTGCTGGCCGAGGCGGCCAAGAAGGACGTGCAGCGGATCAGCAACAGTGTGCAGGCCCAGATCGAACAGATGTTCACAGATGTGGCCAAGGACGCCACCAGCAGCTTCGATGTCACCTGCCTGGGATCTCTGCCACTGAAGGACAAGGTGACCAGTCTGCAGGGTCTGCAGGAGCCACTGCGTCAGCTGTACCTTAGTGAGGTGACTAAGAAG AAACTAAACTCCGGATCGCTGGATATCTGTGCCACCGGACTGAGAGTGAAGATCAGCGCTCTGGCACTCCCAAATGGATCGACTGCTCCGGAGGAGAACGAGGCCCTCATTACGCCCTTCCACAACATTGCCGTGTGGTCGGCAGTGAAGTTCGTCATATCCGATGACGATGGTGGTGCCGCCTTTCTACCCCTGATCACCGATCCAGAAAATATCGACAAGACTGCCCTGTTCCAGCCACTCAG TCCCAGCGAGCAGCTGGCGGTGGAGCAAAGCATCCATGTGCACGCGCCCATTTTCGCTGTGGTAATGCGATCGGCCAGTTCGCCCAAGGTGCTCGAGTGCCATGGATTCATCTGCAAGAGCACGGAGGACGCCATAGTGATCGCGGCCACGCTCTACCAGAGTCTGATGGCCCACGTGAGCAGCAGTTCCCGGCGGAGCACCCAGCGGAGGGCACCGCGTCAGCAGAACGGAGTCAGCTGCATTAGCATCGCGAGCAGCTCGGCATTGACCAGCTCGAACTACCTGTCCCGGTCGCAGATAGTGCCCAGTGCCTCTGGACGTCGCAGCTCCTTCCGGGGTAGTGCCGGTGGTGCTCCATCCCGTTCCGGTCGGAAGAAGCGGGTGTCCAATAGCTCCCTGAGCTCACACAGTAATGTGATCAACGAGACCGCAGAACTGGAAACATCGACGGAGGAGCGCAGGCGCAAATCCCACAAGTCTAAGCGGGCTCCTCCGGTTCCCACCACGGTTCCTGGCTTGGGTAATCACAGAAGCggcggagcaggaggagggCCATCCCGAAGTGGCAGCATAGTGTGTGGCAATGGCCACGTAAACCGACTGCATCAAAGCGCTCATCACGGCAAAAAGTCTTCTGTGGGATCGGAACTATCTGCCACTGTCGATGTGGCTCCCGCCAACGGGGACATCCTCACGCGTGTGGCCATTCCCCGATCCGGCAGCTTTCTCAACACCGGAGGATTGACGCGCTACAAGTCGCGGGCGGCGAGACGCCATTCCGGCAAACTgggcggcggaggcggcggcggaggagg TTCCCCACTTGGTTTCAGCGAACTGTTTAACGAATTTCGCCTGCACGAGAACCTGCACTCGCTGGACGACATCCTGTACGCCATCATCGATGCCGACGGCATGTCCTTCAACGATCTGAAGCCCATCTACAAGGAGTTCCTGCTGAAGCTAGCAGTCACTCTGACCCAAGACGAGCTCTTCCAGCGCTCCAAGAACATCATGAGGCGccagaagaaaaagaagcaaaagcGCAAGCCCAGTGTAAATGGATCACAG AAGAATGTGAAGACGAGTTTTTTCGGCACGAAGAGTCTGAAGAAGGTTCTCCAACTGGGCCAATTTCGCTCGTGCCGCGGCAAGTTGACCAAGCCCGCGGTTAAGGAGTCCACCCTGGACAGCAAGGGTAAGCCCAGGATCAGTTCGCCCATCATCATCGGACCGCCCATCAGCCACAGccacgcccagcagcagcaccagcggAATAGGGCGGCCACCAGCGGCTCCGATGTCTCCGTGGTGCGGAACGAGCACACCCAAGGACTCAATCGGAACAGCAGCAGTGG ATACGTGTCTTGCTCGGAGTGCAGCTATGACTCCGAGTCCTGTGCCTGCGCCTCCGCCGATCGCTGCTACTGCAGCCTGCGCACGGAGCACCTAAACCACAAGCTGCGTCAGAAGAACGAACGGACTATGGCCCTGGCCTCACCCACCCGAAAGCCCACGAGCGGGGCTGTCCTGCCCCCCAGTGCAGCTGGAACTGCAGCCAACAACCGGCACTCGTTGATCTCTTGCCGCTCGGACGACAAGTGCTACTGCTCCAtggtggaggaggagccgGCCAGCTCGATGGAACGTGACTCGGCCAACAACTCGCACACGGAAACCACCACATCCTGTGACTCCGACAGCTGTGTGAGCGCCAGCAAGTGCTACTGCAAGCGGACCCATCGGCGTCAGCGCTCCGCGACGGCAGCGGCCATCAGCGAGGATTCACTGTCGCAACAGCAGCGCAAATCCCGCCCAGGAAACGGAGGAGCTGGTGGGGCACGCAAGGGAAAGTCTGCAGAGAAGCTGGGCCTGGACTACGAACTCTTCAGCATCAGCGGAAGTGGTCAGCCGGTGCAACCGCACGAGGCACTGAGCGTGAAGAAGAGcgtggaggcggcggcggtcTTTGCGGACATGAAGCTCAGCCAGACGACGGACATTAAGAGCCTCTGCCCACCAAAGGGTCCGGGATCGAGGATTGGCAATGGAAGCTGCCGATCGTACGCCTCCTCCAGAAGGTCCTCGTACCGCACCCGCGAATCCTTCAGCACGGATCGATTGGGTGGCGGCCTCCCACCGCCGATGCCTCTGAGCAAGGGCATGGGATTGGCGGGCGGAGGAAGCGCCGACAATCTGTTGGCGAATCTAAAGGCCATGGAGGCGAAGGCCGCCTCCATTcgcagcagcgccagcaggAGCCGCATGGGCAGCTATCAGTCGATGCGGGCGGTCAGCGCCTCCCTGGAGGACTCGCTGGGGTACTTGCCATAG
- the LOC6536856 gene encoding uncharacterized protein LOC6536856 isoform X2, which produces MVTCKVDSQTAVAVPKMNSVRTRGKPAAGSNSNSNSSGFRLLDGDQLENNSSVSRNSIYKLKIDLMFDDSRSMRSSRLDDPRGSHRTRSIIMYGRSELASTSGDTPRSLSSFLQDNQQGMGQGQGQSAKVLAEAAKKDVQRISNSVQAQIEQMFTDVAKDATSSFDVTCLGSLPLKDKVTSLQGLQEPLRQLYLSEVTKKKLNSGSLDICATGLRVKISALALPNGSTAPEENEALITPFHNIAVWSAVKFVISDDDGGAAFLPLITDPENIDKTALFQPLSPSEQLAVEQSIHVHAPIFAVVMRSASSPKVLECHGFICKSTEDAIVIAATLYQSLMAHVSSSSRRSTQRRAPRQQNGVSCISIASSSALTSSNYLSRSQIVPSASGRRSSFRGSAGGAPSRSGRKKRVSNSSLSSHSNVINETAELETSTEERRRKSHKSKRAPPVPTTVPGLGNHRSGGAGGGPSRSGSIVCGNGHVNRLHQSAHHGKKSSVGSELSATVDVAPANGDILTRVAIPRSGSFLNTGGLTRYKSRAARRHSGKLGGGGGGGGGSPLGFSELFNEFRLHENLHSLDDILYAIIDADGMSFNDLKPIYKEFLLKLAVTLTQDELFQRSKNIMRRQKKKKQKRKPSVNGSQNVKTSFFGTKSLKKVLQLGQFRSCRGKLTKPAVKESTLDSKGKPRISSPIIIGPPISHSHAQQQHQRNRAATSGSDVSVVRNEHTQGLNRNSSSGYVSCSECSYDSESCACASADRCYCSLRTEHLNHKLRQKNERTMALASPTRKPTSGAVLPPSAAGTAANNRHSLISCRSDDKCYCSMVEEEPASSMERDSANNSHTETTTSCDSDSCVSASKCYCKRTHRRQRSATAAAISEDSLSQQQRKSRPGNGGAGGARKGKSAEKLGLDYELFSISGSGQPVQPHEALSVKKSVEAAAVFADMKLSQTTDIKSLCPPKGPGSRIGNGSCRSYASSRRSSYRTRESFSTDRLGGGLPPPMPLSKGMGLAGGGSADNLLANLKAMEAKAASIRSSASRSRMGSYQSMRAVSASLEDSLGYLP; this is translated from the exons atggTCACCTGCAAGGTGGACTCCCAAACCGCGGTGGCTGTGCCCAAAATGAACTCGGTCCGGACCCGCGGAAAGCCCGCCGCCggaagcaacagcaatagcaactcCTCCGGCTTTCGGCTCCTGGACGGCGACCAGCTCGAAAACAATTCGAGTGTCAGCCGCAACTCGATCTACAAACTGAAGATCGATCTCATGTTTGACGATTCCAG ATCCATGCGAAGCAGCCGCCTTGACGATCCACGGGGATCGCATCGCACCCGCTCCATCATCATGTATGGGCGCAGTGAGTTGGCCAGCACCTCGGGCGACACGCCCCGCTCCCTGAGCAGCTTCCTGCAGGACAACCAGCAGGGAATGGGTCAGGGTCAGGGGCAGTCGGCCAAGGTGCTGGCCGAGGCGGCCAAGAAGGACGTGCAGCGGATCAGCAACAGTGTGCAGGCCCAGATCGAACAGATGTTCACAGATGTGGCCAAGGACGCCACCAGCAGCTTCGATGTCACCTGCCTGGGATCTCTGCCACTGAAGGACAAGGTGACCAGTCTGCAGGGTCTGCAGGAGCCACTGCGTCAGCTGTACCTTAGTGAGGTGACTAAGAAG AAACTAAACTCCGGATCGCTGGATATCTGTGCCACCGGACTGAGAGTGAAGATCAGCGCTCTGGCACTCCCAAATGGATCGACTGCTCCGGAGGAGAACGAGGCCCTCATTACGCCCTTCCACAACATTGCCGTGTGGTCGGCAGTGAAGTTCGTCATATCCGATGACGATGGTGGTGCCGCCTTTCTACCCCTGATCACCGATCCAGAAAATATCGACAAGACTGCCCTGTTCCAGCCACTCAG TCCCAGCGAGCAGCTGGCGGTGGAGCAAAGCATCCATGTGCACGCGCCCATTTTCGCTGTGGTAATGCGATCGGCCAGTTCGCCCAAGGTGCTCGAGTGCCATGGATTCATCTGCAAGAGCACGGAGGACGCCATAGTGATCGCGGCCACGCTCTACCAGAGTCTGATGGCCCACGTGAGCAGCAGTTCCCGGCGGAGCACCCAGCGGAGGGCACCGCGTCAGCAGAACGGAGTCAGCTGCATTAGCATCGCGAGCAGCTCGGCATTGACCAGCTCGAACTACCTGTCCCGGTCGCAGATAGTGCCCAGTGCCTCTGGACGTCGCAGCTCCTTCCGGGGTAGTGCCGGTGGTGCTCCATCCCGTTCCGGTCGGAAGAAGCGGGTGTCCAATAGCTCCCTGAGCTCACACAGTAATGTGATCAACGAGACCGCAGAACTGGAAACATCGACGGAGGAGCGCAGGCGCAAATCCCACAAGTCTAAGCGGGCTCCTCCGGTTCCCACCACGGTTCCTGGCTTGGGTAATCACAGAAGCggcggagcaggaggagggCCATCCCGAAGTGGCAGCATAGTGTGTGGCAATGGCCACGTAAACCGACTGCATCAAAGCGCTCATCACGGCAAAAAGTCTTCTGTGGGATCGGAACTATCTGCCACTGTCGATGTGGCTCCCGCCAACGGGGACATCCTCACGCGTGTGGCCATTCCCCGATCCGGCAGCTTTCTCAACACCGGAGGATTGACGCGCTACAAGTCGCGGGCGGCGAGACGCCATTCCGGCAAACTgggcggcggaggcggcggcggaggagg TTCCCCACTTGGTTTCAGCGAACTGTTTAACGAATTTCGCCTGCACGAGAACCTGCACTCGCTGGACGACATCCTGTACGCCATCATCGATGCCGACGGCATGTCCTTCAACGATCTGAAGCCCATCTACAAGGAGTTCCTGCTGAAGCTAGCAGTCACTCTGACCCAAGACGAGCTCTTCCAGCGCTCCAAGAACATCATGAGGCGccagaagaaaaagaagcaaaagcGCAAGCCCAGTGTAAATGGATCACAG AATGTGAAGACGAGTTTTTTCGGCACGAAGAGTCTGAAGAAGGTTCTCCAACTGGGCCAATTTCGCTCGTGCCGCGGCAAGTTGACCAAGCCCGCGGTTAAGGAGTCCACCCTGGACAGCAAGGGTAAGCCCAGGATCAGTTCGCCCATCATCATCGGACCGCCCATCAGCCACAGccacgcccagcagcagcaccagcggAATAGGGCGGCCACCAGCGGCTCCGATGTCTCCGTGGTGCGGAACGAGCACACCCAAGGACTCAATCGGAACAGCAGCAGTGG ATACGTGTCTTGCTCGGAGTGCAGCTATGACTCCGAGTCCTGTGCCTGCGCCTCCGCCGATCGCTGCTACTGCAGCCTGCGCACGGAGCACCTAAACCACAAGCTGCGTCAGAAGAACGAACGGACTATGGCCCTGGCCTCACCCACCCGAAAGCCCACGAGCGGGGCTGTCCTGCCCCCCAGTGCAGCTGGAACTGCAGCCAACAACCGGCACTCGTTGATCTCTTGCCGCTCGGACGACAAGTGCTACTGCTCCAtggtggaggaggagccgGCCAGCTCGATGGAACGTGACTCGGCCAACAACTCGCACACGGAAACCACCACATCCTGTGACTCCGACAGCTGTGTGAGCGCCAGCAAGTGCTACTGCAAGCGGACCCATCGGCGTCAGCGCTCCGCGACGGCAGCGGCCATCAGCGAGGATTCACTGTCGCAACAGCAGCGCAAATCCCGCCCAGGAAACGGAGGAGCTGGTGGGGCACGCAAGGGAAAGTCTGCAGAGAAGCTGGGCCTGGACTACGAACTCTTCAGCATCAGCGGAAGTGGTCAGCCGGTGCAACCGCACGAGGCACTGAGCGTGAAGAAGAGcgtggaggcggcggcggtcTTTGCGGACATGAAGCTCAGCCAGACGACGGACATTAAGAGCCTCTGCCCACCAAAGGGTCCGGGATCGAGGATTGGCAATGGAAGCTGCCGATCGTACGCCTCCTCCAGAAGGTCCTCGTACCGCACCCGCGAATCCTTCAGCACGGATCGATTGGGTGGCGGCCTCCCACCGCCGATGCCTCTGAGCAAGGGCATGGGATTGGCGGGCGGAGGAAGCGCCGACAATCTGTTGGCGAATCTAAAGGCCATGGAGGCGAAGGCCGCCTCCATTcgcagcagcgccagcaggAGCCGCATGGGCAGCTATCAGTCGATGCGGGCGGTCAGCGCCTCCCTGGAGGACTCGCTGGGGTACTTGCCATAG
- the LOC6536857 gene encoding glycine N-methyltransferase, which produces MTTSADSVFVARSDGISAEGVRDQYADGKAAKVWEIFIGDKNSRTDNYKNFLIDMLRNKGCKRVLDVACGTGVDSLMLVEEGFEVVSVDASDKMLKYALKERWARRKEAVFDKWVIEEANWLTLYDDIQEHIQDGFDAVICLGNSFAHLMDGFGDQREHKQAIGNFEKCLKPGGVLLIDHRNYDNILETGATPAKSIYYNTSHTADIKTSVLFYCGKPSLVSMDYLIAGNKLTSEFRLSYYPHELKRFQEILAEIFSAKAKHQLYGDFKEMSQVKNPAFYIHLIEKPQA; this is translated from the exons ATGACCACCTCCGCCGACAGTGTGTTCGTTGCCCGATCCGATGGCATCTCCGCCGAAGGAGTCCGGGATCAGTACGCCGATGGCAAGGCCGCCAAGGTGTGGGAAATCTTCATCGGGGACAAGAACTCGCGCACGGACAACTACAAGAACTTCCTGATCGACATGCTGCGCAATAAGGGATGCAAGCGTGTCCTGGACGTGGCCTGTGGAACGGG tgtggACTCCCTGATGCTTGTGGAGGAGGGCTTCGAGGTTGTGTCCGTGGATGCCTCTGACAAGATGTTGAAATACGCTCTCAAGGAGCGCTGGGCACGACGAAAGGAAGCTGTTTTCGATAAGTGGG TCATTGAGGAAGCCAACTGGTTGACTCTGTACGACGACATCCAGGAGCACATCCAGGATGGTTTCGATGCCGTCATTTGCCTGGGCAACTCCTTTGCCCACTTGATGGATGGCTTCGGGGATCAGCGGGAGCACAAACAGGCCATTGGCAACTTCGAGAAGTGCCTCAAGCCTGGAGGCGTCCTGCTCATCGATCACCGCAACTACGACAATATCCTGGAAACAGGAGCGACGCCTGCCAAGAGCATCTACTATAAT ACGAGTCACACGGCGGACATCAAGACATCCGTGCTCTTCTACTGCGGCAAGCCCTCACTGGTGTCCATGGACTACCTGATAGCTGGTAACAAGCTGACCAGCGAGTTCCGCCTGTCCTACTATCCCCACGAGCTGAAACGCTTCCAGGAGATTCTCGCCGAGATCTTCTCCGCCAAGGCCAAGCACCAGTTGTATGGTGACTTCAAGGAGATGAGCCAGGTGAAGAACCCCGCCTTCTACATCCACCTGATCGAGAAGCCACAGGCTTAG
- the LOC26535575 gene encoding uncharacterized protein LOC26535575: MTLILLAALSSIYTGMFNYVKAKFPFVIEASMVTLCFGSIVGRFCIMV; encoded by the coding sequence ATGACGTTGATACTACTGGCCGCCCTGTCGAGCATCTACACCGGGATGTTCAACTACGTGAAGGCCAAATTCCCGTTCGTAATCGAGGCCTCCATGGTGACCCTGTGCTTTGGCTCCATCGTGGGTCGATTCTGCATAATGGTTTAG